Sequence from the Phragmites australis chromosome 6, lpPhrAust1.1, whole genome shotgun sequence genome:
CGAGAATTAAATATATAGACTACATATAGCTTAGATATTAAGTAACTCTAGAGATAATATGGAATGTAATCATATCCTATAATAACAACCAGATCCTTATGTATCCTATATCATATACTATAACATCCCGCAGACTCTAACATCCCCGCAATCGCAACGGGAGCGTCGCAGACAATGAGACTAGAGAGGAAGATGAATGATATCCCCTGCAGTCAAAACAACACGATGCAGATACTATAACTAGAGAAATCGACGAGTTGCTCATGTAGATGATAGCCCCTTATGCTGAAGTCGAGGAAGCCAAGAGCGAGACGAGTAGCCGTGGTTGAGGATGCCATGCGTGAGATGGCCGTGGTCGACGTAGCCATAGTTGAGGTTACCGTGGTTGAGAGAGCTGCACATGAAGCCACGGGTGCCAAAGGCACCATGGAGACGGGCGCACGGAGGTCCGAGGGAAGAAGACAGTGATGCGGACGAGGTGATCTTTGAGAAGAGGTCGATGCCAAAGTCTACACCGTCGAGGACAAGACGTGCACCGGGTTTGCCAAACTAGGGAACACGTCGGGACGAAGGAATGTACCAGTGTTGCCAATACTGGACGCACGAAGGTAGGATCCCAACCATGCGCTAGTGTCTGGGGGATCAGCAGAGAAGGCCTCGACGGTCACGGAGCGCACAGTGATAAGGAAGAGAGTGCCGATGTAGCCTGCGGTTTTCTGGAGTAGATGAAGTAGTCGGGGAAGAGATTGCGACGTTGGCGATAAAGTTGTGTTGGACAAAGGTGGTAGAGGGAGGCGAAACCAGCGGCCTGGAGCGGCGACACCGGTGTCCGAGAGAGCGTGGCAACGGTGCTCAAAGAAGCTAGCGAAGAACACCTAAACAGCGTGACGAAGACCAAGTGCACCCACGACTAAGATGATGACGAGCTGAGAGAGACGACATCGATCAGCCAAAGCGTTGTGGTGCGCAGAACGACGATGAAGGGCGATGGCGGGAGCCTCTGTTTGGCCGAACCATGCCAGGGAGGGCATGGTGGCACTACGGAGGCATGGACCACAAGTGGCAGCACTGCGGCTCAAAAGCGATGCAGCGGCAGCCACGGTGCTCAGGAGGGAGACATGCATACTCAAGGAGGACGGATGTCACGTCCGATTGGCCGGGTGGTGCTCGTAGTCAGTTGATCAGACCGAGGGTGTGTAAGGCGGTCGAGGCAGAGGATCTCGAGTGATGGTGGTGACGATGAACCAGTGTGGAGCGCCATACGGACAGAGTGGTGGGGCAACGATGCGTAAGGGTGTTCCTTGTAGCGTCGTGTGCCCAGCCGTGCCGCACGGGTGGAGCAGCTCGGAGACGGGGACGAAAGTGGTCAAACGTGTCCAGCGCGTGATCGGGGTTGGCGTGGTCGAGCGGTAATGGTCCGGCGTGTGGTCGGCCGGTGTAGTCGGCACGCGCGAATAGAATCGTGCCGTACGACGACGGAGCCAGGACGCGTGGAGTGGTGACTGGCGAGAATGGGTGGAGGACGAAGACAGTGACCCGCGCGTGGAGACGGCGGTGCGAGCCCGTGCGCGTGAGGACACGTGGAGGCAGGCGATTCCACCCTGTGCGTGGAGACAGCGGGAGACAAGGATGCCTCCATGTGGTGATGGATGGATGTGTGATGTCGAGACAGACTGACGAATGGCGTGCGAGAGACAGTGACGAAGACGAGAGTGTCCAGGCCGAGCGTCGCGTGAAGTCGAGCAATGCATGTTGACGGGCGTTGGTGGATCAAGGCCAAGGGACGCGTGGATGGACGATGACAGGCGCCACGGAGTGGTACCATGCACATCGAGACGTCGCGGGAGATGGAGAAGCTGGTGTAGTCTTGCCGAGTCAGAGAAGAGGTGCACGAAGACGACGGGCGGCGGGTGACGTAAACCGATCTTAGATcggaaaactaagagaaatgCTGATCAACGACCAGCGACAAATCCGGAAAAAAACTCTCTAGGGCGGCTGATCAATACGATCAGTGGCGCGAACCCTAGGTACGGGCGATGCTGCCCCCGGCAGAGATTATAGAGATCGATCTCCGTAAGGGCGTGCAGAGCAGAAGCGGACGACGGTTAAGATTTGTGATCTAGGATTAGAACCTAAACTCGTAATACCATGTGAGAGATTAAGAATTGGTTAATGTTGTGTGTATTGCATTGAGCATTGAGAGCTAAATATATAGAATATAGATGATTTAAATATCAAGCAAGCCTAGAGATAAGATAGAATCTAATTCTATCCAATTCATATGTCtgatatacttatatactctaGCACTTTATAAAGATGTCCAACATTTATAGTTATCGTCGATCGCTTCCTTGGTTTGTGACCCCCCTACCCCTAGCTACTCTCAGAGCTGTGTGAGAGAGCCAGCTACTGCGGTCCACCGACCCGCATCGTGTTGCGCATTTTCGCCTCCGGCCGGCACCCATCCAGATAAGCAGGGCAGGGCTGCTGTCAGTGTAACCTGCATGCGGCAGCGGCACCACTGGATGGCACAAACGGCGGATGGATTGCTGCATGCGCAGGGACGCACTGCTGCTCTTGAGGCTACATGATTTGCGTGATCAGATCGGGAAGCACACGCAGACACACCGTATGCTATCCAGCGCATACAATTATGACCGTCCGTCCAACCCAAGAGCCTCGAGGCTCAGGAGCTCACTGTCAGTGCTACTCGGTGCTAGAAATTTTGGTGTGAGGTTCAGATGACAATGCAAAGAATCAACATTTCCGACGAGAACAGATGCCAAACAGACAGTGTAACTATCTTAGTCTCAACAAGTGCCACAGCGGCACAGCTCACATCAAGAAGACTATATATTGcccatcacacacacacacattcatCTCCAGCATAACATAACTGGTTCCTGAGAATCATCAGCTAGATAATTCAGCAGAGCGTAGCAGAGGTAAAGTTTTGATTATTACACTTTGATCTTATTGTCCACAACAACTGCAGCCTAAAAGCTTTATCGTCCCAAAAGCAATCGGACCTGCCACGAATTGATTCAACAATATAAAGACCCCAGACACATTCATGTCTTGAGCCTTGATGACACCAAAATTTACCTACATTTCGCCATACAAGCTAGATATGCAAACAAGAACATCCTTTATAAACAGCCAATCTAACAgctataaaaagaaatatatcatttttcccttttttggaagaagagctgTAGAGGTAGAAATCGAGCCTCCCCTGCATCAGAGCTTGTCGGCGTCGACGTTCCTGAAGCTCCCACCAAGCAACGACAGGAGGCCACCGCCGTGCACCCTTCCCTCGGGGATAGCCaccacccctccctctctgctCCTCTCCGGTGGCGacacggccggcggcgaggactTCATAGAGTGGGGGACCAGCACCTGTGGAGGGATCAGCTCCTGCCTCCTCGTCCCCGCCACGGGCGAGCCGTCGCAGTCAGACACCGCGCTCACGCCCGATGACGAGTACTCGTTGTTCATGTTTACGGCGCTGGCGGACCGCACGACGCCGTGGAAGAGGCCCGGCCCGATCAtacttccgccgccgccgcggcgctgctgctgctgctgcgaggCTACCAGCGTGCCGTGCGCGGCACAAAGGCCGCTCCTGCCGCGCGCGAACTTCTCGCATCCCGCGCCGAAGATGCACCGCTTGCCGCCGCCGTGGGCCTTGCAGTACTCGGTGCTCCCCTGCGCGCTCTTGCCGCACCCATCGACCCTACACCgcttgccgccgccgtgcttCACGCAGTGGTCCGTGCGcccgcgcgcgctcttggtgcACCCGGGCACCGCGCACCGCTTCCCGCCGCCGTGCGCCACGCAGAAGTCGGTGCCGCCGTGGACGCTCTTCGGGCACACGTCGCCGCCCTCGTACATGCACCGCTTGCCGCCGCCGTGCGCCTTGCACAACGGAGTGCTGCCCTCCGCGCCCTTGGCGCAGCCCTCAAAGACGCACCGCTTGCCGCCGCCGTGCGCCTTGCAGTACAGCGTGCTTCCCTGCGCGCCCTTGCGGCAGTCAGGGTACTGGcaccggcggccgccgccgtggGAGATGCACATCCCGACCCTTCCCTCGGCGCTCCTGATGCAGCCCTCGACGGAGCACCGCTTCCCTCCACCGTGCTTGATGCACCGCCCGGACTTGCCCCGTGCTGCTTTAGGACAGCCAGCATAGCCGCAccggcggccgccgccatgGGCGATGCAGTGATCCGTCTTCCCTTCTGCGCTCTTGGTGCAGCCGAGCTGCAGGCACCGGCGGCCCCCGCCGTGGGCCTTGCAGTAGGCCGTGCGGCTCTCGGCGCCCTTGTGACAGCCGGGCTTCTGGCACCTCTGCCCGCCACCATGGGCAATGCACAAACCTGACGCGCCTCGCGCGCCCTTTGAGCACCCTTTGAACCTGCACTTCTTGGGATGCCGGCGCTGAGCCTGCTGTCCAGGGTTGCTAGCCACCGTGACAACGTCAGAGCTCACGCCAAACGAAGCCTCTGAAGGTTCAGGGCTGAGCCGAAGACGATGCTGATCACGGACAGTACTATCATTAGTGTTGTCCGTGTGATCTAGCAAATCCTGTGGTTCTTCAGCAAATGAAAAGCTGGGCCGAGGTGCGAAGAGCAAGGATGGCATGTagccgccggagctcctcctCGCCGACGTCGAGCCCTCATCAACAGTGGAGAAGGATATGGTGTTTCCGGCAAGCATAGTTCCAGCATTATTCTTCTGATGAGTCCCAAGGCTCAGCATCCCTGGATCAGTGAAGGAGAAGCTCCGGCCAAACAAGGTCACAGGTGCTCTCGACTTGTCTGCTCCGGCAGGCTGGTGATCAGCTGAGTGAACCTCCGGCGTCGGACCAAGTCCAAGGACTAATCTGCATCCATCATCTTGTGCAGGTGTATGACTCGATCTCCTCGAACCTCTCTGGCCATGGCTGCAGCTATTGTCCACTGCTGAACCCAGATGGTCTAGGCCAAACGTTATCTGACTCTGACCATGGCTGCCTGCGGTGTAGGTTGGCACTGAGAGCCCCATTAACACCGCAGAATTATCCATAAGAGGCTGGTTTCCGCGGTGCACCATGCCCGCAAAACCGTTATTTATCTAGGCTATGTACTTTACTAATACACCAGAGGTGGTggaagaacaacaacaatgAGGAGAGTATCTCTGGACAGGGAGGTCAGGGGTTTGCTGATCTCTTATATGTGCATTGTAGAGTAGACGAAGTGAAAAAATATCAGCAGCAGCGAAGTCCCATTTGATCCACCACTAACAAAGCCCGATGTGTCCGCCCTGTCCATTACAGTATGGCTTCAGTAAGAGATTATGATTCAGGAGGTACTTGAACTCTGACAGACTAAACCATCTGATATAGCGATGTTCACTGACAGTTGATCGTCAAGACGAAGCAGTGGAAGTTCAAGTGCTATGTGCCAGTACAAACTTCAGATTACAACAACACTGCAACAAAGAGTGGAAACAAGTTTGAGATTTTGTCCTATAGAAAATTGAGTCCCTGTGTTGGAATGCAAAAAATTCACAGAAAACAGTATGATTCCTTGTGGGAATCCCATGAAATTCTTGCGTTTCAAACGGGCCTcaatttcaacaatttataATTATTGCTATTATTTATTGATCACATCAACCACCAGGCCATGCAATTGAACTTAACCATGGAACTATAGAAGAAACAACTATATTACTGCTTGTGATGATCCTATGATCATTAGGGGCAAACATCCGCCGAGAGGATAGCCGGACGGCGTCGGCTACTAAGAGAGATATTAGACTATAGATAAgagagacttagaatattgAGAGAGGCTTAGATTAATTCTTGTTTATTTGATTACAATGATGTGCAATTActcctttatatagagaggggaaattacaatcctaaattAATTCTAACttctaacttatctctaagTAATCTTAATTCAATCTaactcctaacttatctcctaccaaacttatctctaaacaaatcaactcAAATCCTAACAtatcaaacttatctcctaaatGCTATCTAATCTTTTCAAATAACTAACTGAAGATAAAGTAGATTTGGTGCTACAATAACATTCATAACAGTGCTATTGAGAAAAGCTAACCCAGCACAAGGAGAGCAGTAAATAGTAGACATAAGACCAATCATAACATGAAGAACATTGACCAGGACTTTTTTTATGATTGGTCCTATATTTTGTTGGCAAATTACACTAATTCAAGGTAAATGGCAAAGTAAAACAAAATGGATCTAAGTATTCTAATTATGTTTGGTAGATGATTTTTCTTTATCCaatcataatgtactttcggTGTTAGTTTGGATGACCAAAATAGATATTTAGTACAAACATAACATGCGTCTGAGccaaaaatcaataaaaagcACCATGATTACTTGAGAATGAGAGCTTGCACAATAGGTATGCTAACAACTTCTGTTCTCCAGAAGAAGATACGTTGACATCTTGGCTGGACAAGTTAGATTTTCTTACTATCAATCATGATAGGTTATGCTAACTATTTTGAGAAAATCTCATGGATTTCAACTAACTTAATGCATAATTATTCATGAATCAGTGATGATACCTTCTTGTAGAGCTACATAATTTAGGTTTGTTCAGGTCATACCTATGTCTACAATCGTACAAGAAAATTCCTTAAAAACAGCTAGGTCAGCACTCATAACTATGACTCTATCTCTATGAGCAAATTTTCTAGTGCAATAGGAAGAGCCCGACTCGACGATACAAGCATTCCAATAGCCGTGGAAATTAATACCAGGGGCACGCGAATCGGTTCGATTCAGCAAAACTTATTCCGCGTCCCCAGAAAACAAATCAGACCCTGTCTAGTACGTGGGAATTTCGTAGAAGCATGCGAGAATCATACTGATTGCCGCAAAATTCTTCTGAAATTCCTGCTAAATTCGAAGTTCTAGGTAGGTTTAGTATTTTACCTACTACGTAAGACCAGTGGCGGAGCCACGTTCATGACTGTGGTGCACATGCACCCCCTCCATTCAAAAGTATTAGTAAAATTAGCCCTGATGAACGGTAAATAATGTAGCTCCGATAAACAGTAAAGAGACATGCACCCCATCCCTCCGAGGCTGGCTTCGCCCCTGCGTAAGACTTGTACTCTGAAAATCATTGGAAGTGGAAAAATAACAACCGTACTGATGCCGTAGAAAAAGAGTAGTGAATATGTTGTCAGACTCGACACGGAACAGAGCAAAAGATTCTCCGTTTCAGAAAGAAATTGAAATGGAAAACCGTCTCACATAAACTTCAGTGGACTACATGGCAATTATCTCGCCTATCTTTATCTAACaggcaaaaaaagaagaagaaagaaattcATGTTGCCAAAGACTCATCTCATCTGGCTCAAATCACACAAATATGAAGCTTTGCAGAACATACCAAAACCTGGAGAATTTTTAAGAGCCCGAAAAGCCTTGACACACGACTCCTCTCCCGCAGCATAGCCCTCGACCAACCCACAAAAATCACGCAAAATTCTAGTAATCAAACAAGAAGAGC
This genomic interval carries:
- the LOC133921901 gene encoding uncharacterized protein LOC133921901, translated to MVHRGNQPLMDNSAVLMGLSVPTYTAGSHGQSQITFGLDHLGSAVDNSCSHGQRGSRRSSHTPAQDDGCRLVLGLGPTPEVHSADHQPAGADKSRAPVTLFGRSFSFTDPGMLSLGTHQKNNAGTMLAGNTISFSTVDEGSTSARRSSGGYMPSLLFAPRPSFSFAEEPQDLLDHTDNTNDSTVRDQHRLRLSPEPSEASFGVSSDVVTVASNPGQQAQRRHPKKCRFKGCSKGARGASGLCIAHGGGQRCQKPGCHKGAESRTAYCKAHGGGRRCLQLGCTKSAEGKTDHCIAHGGGRRCGYAGCPKAARGKSGRCIKHGGGKRCSVEGCIRSAEGRVGMCISHGGGRRCQYPDCRKGAQGSTLYCKAHGGGKRCVFEGCAKGAEGSTPLCKAHGGGKRCMYEGGDVCPKSVHGGTDFCVAHGGGKRCAVPGCTKSARGRTDHCVKHGGGKRCRVDGCGKSAQGSTEYCKAHGGGKRCIFGAGCEKFARGRSGLCAAHGTLVASQQQQQRRGGGGSMIGPGLFHGVVRSASAVNMNNEYSSSGVSAVSDCDGSPVAGTRRQELIPPQVLVPHSMKSSPPAVSPPERSREGGVVAIPEGRVHGGGLLSLLGGSFRNVDADKL